In Eretmochelys imbricata isolate rEreImb1 chromosome 14, rEreImb1.hap1, whole genome shotgun sequence, a genomic segment contains:
- the LOC144274211 gene encoding DLA class II histocompatibility antigen, DR-1 beta chain-like, which yields MGAGRILGAGSHWAVALLVTLTVLRTHLAHCTEPPEHFLFQAKSECLFAKGTGRVRYLQRYVWDRQPFVHFDSDVGRFAADTELGRGTAEGWNKDPAILAERRAALDTFCRHNYGSVRPFSVDRRGQWRHFSGPATQKGLTLYIVSHPVRLSSRCRDPDLAGRFPNNLGPDHARESCPPKSFGCQVL from the exons ATGGGGGCGGGTCGGATCCTGGGGGCCGGGAGCCACTGGGCTGTGGCTCTGCTGGTGACACTCACGGTGCTGAGAACCCACCTGGCTCATTGCACGGAGCCCCCAG AGCATTTCCTGTTCCAGGCGAAGTCCGAGTGTCTCTTCGCCAAGGGCACCGGGCGGGTCCGGTACCTGCAGCGGTACGTCTGGGACCGGCAGCCGTTCGTGCACTTCGACAGCGACGTGGGGCGGTTCGCGGCGGACACGGAGCTGGGCCGGGGCACAGCCGAGGGCTGGAACAAGGACCCGGCGATCCTGGCGGAGCGGCGGGCGGCGCTGGACACGTTCTGCCGGCACAACTACGGGTCTGTCCGGCCGTTCAGCGTCGACCGCAGAG GCCAGTGGAGACATTTCTCCGGCCCCGCGACCCAGAAAGGGTTAACTCTCTACATCGTTTCACACCCCGTCCGCCT CTCCTCCCGCTGCCGGGACCCGGACCTGGCCGGGCGTTTCCCCAACAACCTGGGGCCTGACCACGCCAGAGAGAG ttgtcccccgaaATCATTTGGTTGCCAGGTCCTGTAG
- the LOC144275061 gene encoding HLA class II histocompatibility antigen, DR alpha chain-like isoform X1 translates to MGAGRGVPMAQLALLTLLALPGTGAVTAENMLSQVAFYQRTDPAQREAGEFMFEFDQDEIFHVDLERKETVWRLPDFGKFTSFEAQGALGNIAVLKKNMEIMIQRSNRTRAQNVPPEVTVFPEDPVELGEPNVLICFVDKFSPPVLSLTWLKNGQEVTGGVSETDFYPRQDNSFRKFSYLPFLPSQGDFYDCRVEHWGLPEPFTKHWEVQVPTPVPETTETLMCALGLAVGIIGIIVGTILIIKGMKMNAARNPRGPL, encoded by the exons atgggcGCAGGACGGGGCGTCCCcatggcccagctggccctgctcACCCTGCTGGCCCTGCCGGGCACCGGGGCGGTGACAG CGGAGAACATGCTCTCCCAGGTGGCCTTCTACCAGCGCACGGACCCGGCCCAGCGCGAGGCCGGGGAGTTCATGTTCGAGTTCGACCAGGACGAGATCTTCCACGTGGACCTGGAGAGGAAGGAGACCGTCTGGCGCCTGCCCGACTTCGGCAAGTTCACCAGCTTCGAGGCGCAGGGCGCCCTGGGCAACATCGCCGTGCTGAAGAAGAACATGGAGATCATGATCCAGAGGTCGAACCGCACGCGGGCCCAGAACG tgccccctgaGGTGACCGTGTTCCCTGAAGACCCCGTGGAGCTGGGTGAGCCCAACGTCCTGATCTGCTTCGTGGACAAGTTCTCTCCACCTGTGCTCAGCTTGACATGGCTGAAGAACGGGCAGGAGGTGACGGGGGGGGTCTCGGAGACCGACTTCTACCCCCGCCAGGACAACTCCTTCCGCAAGTTCTCCTAcctgcccttcctccccagccagggTGACTTCTACGACTGCCGGGTGGAGCACTGGGGGCTGCCCGAGCCCTTCACGAAGCACTGGG aAGTCCAGGTGCCCACCCCCGTCCCTGAGACCACCGAGACCCTGATGTGCGCCCTGGGCCTGGCCGTGGGCATCATCGGCATCATCGTGGGCACCATCCTCATCATCAAGGGCATGAAGATGAACGCCGCCCGCAACCCGCGGGGCCCCTTGTGA
- the LOC144275061 gene encoding HLA class II histocompatibility antigen, DR alpha chain-like isoform X2: protein MGAGRGVPMAQLALLTLLALPGTGAVTAENMLSQVAFYQRTDPAQREAGEFMFEFDQDEIFHVDLERKETVWRLPDFGKFTSFEAQGALGNIAVLKKNMEIMIQRSNRTRAQNVPPEVTVFPEDPVELGEPNVLICFVDKFSPPVLSLTWLKNGQEVTGGVSETDFYPRQDNSFRKFSYLPFLPSQGDFYDCRVEHWGLPEPFTKHWEVQVPTPVPETTETLMCALGLAVGIIGIIVGTILIIKGMKMNAARNPRGPL from the exons atgggcGCAGGACGGGGCGTCCCcatggcccagctggccctgctcACCCTGCTGGCCCTGCCGGGCACCGGGGCGGTGACAG CGGAGAACATGCTCTCCCAGGTGGCCTTCTACCAGCGCACGGACCCGGCCCAGCGCGAGGCCGGGGAGTTCATGTTCGAGTTCGACCAGGACGAGATCTTCCACGTGGACCTGGAGAGGAAGGAGACCGTCTGGCGCCTGCCCGACTTCGGCAAGTTCACCAGCTTCGAGGCGCAGGGCGCCCTGGGCAACATCGCCGTGCTGAAGAAGAACATGGAGATCATGATCCAGAGGTCGAACCGCACGCGGGCCCAGAACG tgccccctgaGGTGACCGTGTTCCCTGAAGACCCCGTGGAGCTGGGTGAGCCCAACGTCCTGATCTGCTTCGTGGACAAGTTCTCTCCACCTGTGCTCAGCTTGACATGGCTGAAGAACGGGCAGGAGGTGACGGGGGGGGTCTCGGAGACCGACTTCTACCCCCGCCAGGACAACTCCTTCCGCAAGTTCTCCTAcctgcccttcctccccagccagggTGACTTCTACGACTGCCGGGTGGAGCACTGGGGGCTGCCCGAGCCCTTCACGAAGCACTGGG aAGTCCAGGTGCCCACCCCCGTCCCTGAGACCACCGAGACCCTGATGTGCGCCCTGGGCCTGGCCGTGGGCATCATCGGCATCATCGTGGGCACCATCCTCATCATCAAGGGCATGAAGATGAACGCCGCCCGCAACCCGCGGGGCCCCTT ATAA